The sequence below is a genomic window from Lolium perenne isolate Kyuss_39 chromosome 4, Kyuss_2.0, whole genome shotgun sequence.
ATTACGGAGCATTCTATGGTGGATAGGAATACCAAGATACCTAATCGGTAAAGATCCGGATGCACACCCAAAAATATCTTTATAATGGTGTTCCATTTCCGATGCTTTGCCGAAACAGAATAattcactcttatgaaaatttattttcAACCCCGATAGATGCTCAAAGATACAAAGAATGAGCTTCATATTAACCGCTTTTTCTAAATCATGCTCCATAAAAATAATAGTGTCATCGGCGTACTGTAGTACCGACACACCCCCCTCGACCAAATGTGGAATAAGACTCCCTACATGACCAGCATCTTTGGCCCGCCCAATCAAAATAGCTAACATATCAGCTACAATGTTGAAAAGAATCGgagataacggatccccttgccTCAGCCCCTTTTTAGTCTGAAAATTGTGGCCAATATCATCATTAACTTTTATCCCTACACTACCCCCATGTACAAATTTTTTAATACGATCACACCAAACTGGATCAAAGCCCTTCATTCGCAAGACTTGTTGAAGAAAAGGCCATTTCACCTTATCATATGCCTTCTCGAAGTCGATTTTAAACTTAACCCCATCCATCTTTTTACGATGTAATTCATGAATTGTTTCATGTAAAACCACCACTCCTTCCAAAATGTGTCTCCCTGCCATGAACGCCGTCTGAGTAGGTTTTACTACCTTATGCGCCACTACCGACACTCGATTAGTAGACACCTTAGTGAATATTTTGAAGCTCACATTAAGTAGACATATAGGCCTATATTGTTGGATTTGTACCGCATTATCTTTTTTCGGTAGCAATGTTATGATACCAAAATTGAGCTTGAATAAAGGAAAACCCCCAGCCTGAAAGTGTCCAAACATGGCCATTAGATCTTTTTTAATTACTTCCCAAAACCGCTGATAAAACTCCGCAGGGAATCCATCAGGACCCGGTGATTTGTTGTGTTCCATTTGAACTATGGCTTCAAAGACTTCCTCCTCAGTGAAATTAGCCGTTAAAAAGACATTCTCTTCCTCAGACAATTGAGGGATATCATCATTACGCTCTTCCATCATTTCAAAAAAGTTGTCTTGAGGTGGCCCAAAGAGTTTCTTATAATATTCTGTAATGTAAACTTTCAAGTTATCGTCACCAACAATGGTGCCTTCTTCTTGCTCTAATTGAAATATTTTTTTCTTCCTATGTTTGCCATTTGCAATCAAATGGAAGTACTTTGTATTGTTACCTCCCTCCTGTATGTGTTTAACTTTGGCCCTCTGTGCCCATTTAATCTCTTCATCTCGTCGAATTTTATTCAGTTGATCATTCGCTTGTTTTAAATCCAGCCTTTCCCGCTCAGTTAGGGGACAAGTTTCGGCTTTGATATCTAGAAAATCAATTAACATTAACAGACGTTCCTTTTCTTTTTTGTACTTTCCACTCCGATTTTTTGCCCAGCCCCGCAAAAAATTTCGTAAATGCCTAATTTTGTTCTGCCAAGTCTCGATATGCGTTTTGCCAATTGGACCAGCCGCCCATTCATGTTCAACCAACTCATAAAAACCCTCTTGCTCAAACCAAGATAGTTCAAACGAGAAACGAGCCGTATTCCCCCGATGAGCCTTACTTCCTGAATCAATCAACAAAGGAGTATGATCTGACCCGGAGCGAGATAAAGCTCTAACCGACACTAGTGGGAATTTTTGTTCCCACTCCACACTTGCTAGTACTCGATCCAACTTTTCATATGTCGGAATGACACGTCTATTAGCCCATGTATATTGGCGCCCAGATAAGACGATCTCCCGAAGATTAAGACTTTCAATAATTGCATTAAACATAAAGGGCCACCTAGGATTAAAATTATCAGAACTCTTCTCCTCAGGTTTTCGTAAAATGTTAAAATCGCCCGCCACCAGAATAGGTAAATTTTCAGTATCACATAACCGAACCAATTCAGACAAGAACTCGGGTTTTCGTGTATCTTGCGCCGCCCCATACACAGATACTAAAATCCATTCAAACCCATCATGTTTCGAACGGACATGAATCTTGACACCCATTCTCCACCCTTTTAATTTGAAGGGTTGAAGCGTTGATCCCAACAAGAATCCCCCCTGAACGACCAATTGGTGGCAAACAGAACCAAGCAAACTCAACACCTCCCGACAGCCCAGAGATGAATGAATTAGAAAAGTTCGATCTACCCGTCTCCAACAACGCAATGAAGTCTAACTGATATTCCCGAATAGCCTCTTTTACAAACAGATGTTTCCCAGGATCCCGAAACCCCTCACTATTCCAAGATAAACCTCTCAAACCCTCCATCTAAGAAAATGTTTTTTTAAATCTAGTTCGCGTGCTCCTACGAAGCGGTGCTTTATCAAGTTCGCGTGCTCCTACGAAGCGGTGCTTTACGACATGCCATGTAACTTAACGATACATAGAGGTGCGCAAATCATGACACTTTTCAATGGTGGATATTTGAGCGGTAGGTCACGACACTGCTAGAATTGCAATTACGCTAAAAAACGACTATAGAGGTAAAACCTATTACAGTCAGCACAGATAAAAGGGGAGAACTAGATCAAACCAACACGAAGAGCAACACAACGATTTTAACATGGAAAATCTCTCCAACAAGTAAAGGAAAAAAAATCACGGGTGCCACAAACAAAACTTTAGTATCATGTTGGAGAGTTTACACAATGCCACAGAGATTTACATATTTAACTTATCATGTAAGACTTATTATAGAGAGGTATATACAGTGGTGGTAATCTAGATCGATAATGATCAAATAGCTCGGTCCAAAACTCCCCATGACGGGTCTCACTCGACTTGTATCATAAGCTAGCatttatatgaatttggatcatagTATAACACGAGCCACTACTGGAAAAATGTTTATAACACAACCCAGTACATGTGGTAGCTTCTTTGTCTACTGCCCTAGCTATCGCGCGTTGGGCTCAGCGTGCAAGCAAGTAGTAATGTCGTTTGCACCATAGAGAAAGATGCTACTAAAAAAGAGTCAGTTTTGTGAAATAGTTTTGGCTAGAGTTTTCATTACAATGGCTAGTTTTGTCTTTTTATCACATTTTTACTCCAATTGGACAGCTCTCCTCGAACACCACGGACCCTCCACCACCCCTCTTTTCTTCACATCAACTTCTAATTCCCAAAAAAAATTTACAATACCCGTAACATGCATGCTTCCTCTTCAAGTCACCGAACACCAGAAAATAATCATGTCATTGCCTCTGTCGACTGTAAAATAACGCCGTCCATTTCAGAAGCCGGGAAAGGTGGATGCAATTTGGACACCCCTCTGCCATCTGGAAGGCTGGAACACTCTAGTGCTATTTTGAGACGAGTAAACTCAGATTTCCTTTAGAAAAAGGAGCAAACTGCCTCTGTTGTTTATGTTTAAGTTTCCATCATTCGTGACGTTGTCTTGTGGCAGGACGCTACGAATTCAAAGCCGGCACCACACCGGGCAGTTGCTCCAGTGACTTGGCTCATCACGGAACGTCAGCTCCAGATTTCCCCTTGGCCCTTGCTCGCCCAGTTCAGCGGCCGGGCGTGTCCTGTCGTCGCCATGGACAACAGCTCATCCTCTTCCTCGCCGCTGCACGTCGTGATCTGCCCGTGGCTCGCCTTCGGCCACCTGCTGCCCTGCCTTGACCTCGCCGAGCGCTTGGCGTCGCGGGGCCACCGCGTGTCCTTCGTATCCACGCCGCGAAACATCGCGCGCCTCCCGCCGGTCCGGCAGGCCGTCGCACCGCTCATCGACTTCGTGGCGCTGCCGCTCCCTCACGTCGAAGGGCTCCCTGAAGGCGCCGAGTCCACCAACGACGTCCCGTACGAGAAGTTCGAGCTGCACCGGAAGGCCTTCGACGGCCTCGCCGCCCCATTCTCCGAGTTCCTGGGCGCCGCGTGCGCCGAGGGTGCCAAGAAACCGGACTGGATCATCGTCGATGTCTTCCACCACTGGGCTTCCGCCTCCGCCATTGAGCATAAGGTACAACGAAAGCAAATCAGCTCAATTTGTTTTTGGTAACTGGATCCTTTCCGCCGACGCCGATCGGTTCAGTTCCTGCTGTACTAACCAGGGTGTACTATTTAGGTTCCTTGTGCGATGCTGGTCCTGGCCGCGGCAAGTATCACCGCCACCTGGGCCGCCAACGTGGCCAAGCAAGCAGCGTCTTGGGGAGGAGAACCGGAAGCAGGGACGCCAAAGTTCGAGGTGGAGAGGAGAAAGCTGGCGAGAACACTGCGCGAGTCAGGGATGTCCATCGCCGAGCGTGTCTCCTTGACACTCCAGAGGTGCAACCTCGTCGTCATCCGGAGTTGCCTCGAGTGGGAGCCGGAGAGCTTCCCTCAACTGGCGACGCTCGGCGGTAAGCCGGTCGTCCCCCTCGGCCTCCTGCCGCCATCACCCGAGGGAGGCCGCGGCGTCAGCAAGGACGGGGAGGACGCCACCGTGCGTTGGCTCGACACGCAGCCGGCCAAGTCGGTCGTGTACGTGGCCCTAGGAAGCGAGGTGCCTCTGCGCACGGAGCAGGTGCACGAGCTGGCCCTCGGGCTGGAGCTCGCCGGGACGCGCTTCCTCTGGGCTCTACGGaagcccagcggcgtgccggacgcCGTCGTCCTCCCTCCGGGGTTCGAGGAACGCACGCACGGCCGCGGGCTCGTAGTGACCGGGTGGGTTCCTCAGATCAGCGTGCTGGCGCACGACGCCGTGGGCGCGTTCCTGACGCACTGCGGGTGGAACTCCACCATCGAAGGGCTCCTGTTCGGGCATCCGCTGATCATGTTACCCATCTTCGGCGACCAAGGGCCGAACGCGCGGCTGATGGAGGGGAGACAGGTCGGAGTGCAGGTGAGGAGGAACGAAAACGATGGTTCGTTCGACCGAGATGGCGTCGCGGCGGCGGTCCGTGCCGTCGCCGTCGAGGAAGAAAGCAGGACGATCTTCGTGGCCAACGCGAAGAAAATGCAGGAGATCGTGGCGGACAGCCAAGTCCATGAGAGGTGCATCGACGGGTTTATTCAGCGTCTGAGATCTTACAAGGAGTGAAGGGATCTTGCTGATCGTCGATCGATAGCACTGGGAAAAGTTGTTTAAGCGGTGGCACGATGTCAGTTTGAAATCCTTCGTGCTGCGATCTGTTCAGCGCGAATCACTTTTCAAGTATGATCATTGCTCACTCAAAAATACCCCAGCTGAATATGGAAATGTATATGCTGACAACAAtcgaaataaatatgcaatacctATTGAAAAGATATATTATAAAACCGGGTGTATGGAGTACATGGTTTCTACACTTTCACACCTACGATCAACATGTGAAACATTAACACAGAAAGTATATTTCCACACAAATATAAAGTTGTGAATAAATATCATGTTCTTTGTCAATCTAGTAAAAAACTAACTATCAACATTAAAATTAGGAATGAAGGAGTGTTCATGTTTAAGTGACAGATATCTTACAAGACGGTCCTGGGTGACCGGGGAGAGCAACAAAAGGTGCAAAGACGACAGGAACAAATGGTATCCCAATAGCAAGGATGACTCGTGGCAAACAACGCCCAGAGTGACGGACTGGTGCTTCCTAAGAGCCGACCCCAGGATGTAAATTCTCTAAAGAAGGTCTAGACTACAGTCAATCAGAGAACAACTTCACTATAATGATTCTCAAACTGCTTGAGGCGGGCAAGCAACTGCACTTGCTCATCCACACGCTATCTAGTTCTTTCCCAATGCCTACAATTCCAACAAAATGAATTAAAACTCTACATGCACGCACATATTTGGTTCTAATAATGTATGCACCATCCAAGATGTCGTCTATATATGTTGTTCCATCAATATCCGTTGTGTTCATTTTTCGCTGGCACATATCGTGGAGTGGTTGTGTACACACTAATATACGACATGGATAATGTATTGTATATATATTGAAGGATCGATGAAGATCAAGGACATGACGATATAAATGTTAGTGGTGGTGTATAAGGTGTGGTGGGTATGAACGACCCTTTGGGATTATTTCCGATAGTACACTGCTTGTTCCATATTTTCTtatcaaaataaaataaagattGTGGATATGATTCAATAGTAGCACGATCCTATCAAATAATTTTacataagttaatgcaaatataatTCTCATATATCACATATTCCATAGATACACGACAATCCTCTCTAAGCAACTATATACATCTCGGATGCACAGCGTGTCTCTACAACAAGTGAACACTTCGGGCATGTTTGATACAAAGGATTTCAAAAGTACATGAACAGAAAAAGCGCAGGAATAATATGTAATGATATATGAAATCCTACAAAAATAAAAACGCAGGAATTAGTTGCAGAATTCGCTTGGTTGCACCATAGGAAAAACGCAGAAAAATTCTGTAGAGATTGAATACACATCATAGTTGTCATAAACAAATAGGAAATAGTCCAAGAGATCTAACATCTTGCTAGAAATCTCGTGAGATTGTAGTATAGGAAAGCAATCTATAGTGATTTTGTATGGCTCAATCCTTTAAATCAAATGGTCTCTATAGAGAAAGTTTCTATGGGTAAGAATCCTACAAAATTCAAATATAATTCTATAGAGACTGAGTACATGTCATAGTTTTCATACACAAATAAGAAAATTTTCCAAGAGTTTTGTCAACACACACAACTAATGGTACATATGGTACTTACTAGGGGGTCCACCAACACACACAACTAACGGACTTGAATATTAGCGTGATTGATCTAAAAAAACATTGCTTTGAATATGTGGAAACTTATCACTTTCAAAAAGAAAAATATAGAGGGTTATCACGCAAAATGACCACATGATCAGTTTTTTTAAACTACGACAATGCTTAATTTGACCTTTTCATTTATTAAGAGTAACTTATGCATAAACTATGCGAAAACTAACACAAGCATGCCATATCCTAGCCTTGATATAATTTGAGACATAAATATGTCAGAAATGTTGGAAGTGTTGGGATCTTTCCACCAGACATATCCTTTTGCAGGGATCTAGTTGGTCAGCGactacaagcatggaacgactcgGTTGGATTCTTTACACTTAGAACAACATACCTACCGATGAATTCTGATGGAGCTTACATCAAGATGGCCAGTTCTGTTAATTCATACATCAAGATGTCTAGTTCTGTAAATTCATTATTGATGTGGGCACGATCCTTCGGGTGCCTTTATTAAGATACCTGGTGCAGCGTAACAAGAGGCCCACCTGACAAGCTGCTAAGGTGAAGCCCACCTGACGACCTGCTAAGATCCAATTGGAAGCTCACGTAAGGGTTGCAAA
It includes:
- the LOC127293275 gene encoding putative UDP-rhamnose:rhamnosyltransferase 1 — protein: MDNSSSSSSPLHVVICPWLAFGHLLPCLDLAERLASRGHRVSFVSTPRNIARLPPVRQAVAPLIDFVALPLPHVEGLPEGAESTNDVPYEKFELHRKAFDGLAAPFSEFLGAACAEGAKKPDWIIVDVFHHWASASAIEHKVPCAMLVLAAASITATWAANVAKQAASWGGEPEAGTPKFEVERRKLARTLRESGMSIAERVSLTLQRCNLVVIRSCLEWEPESFPQLATLGGKPVVPLGLLPPSPEGGRGVSKDGEDATVRWLDTQPAKSVVYVALGSEVPLRTEQVHELALGLELAGTRFLWALRKPSGVPDAVVLPPGFEERTHGRGLVVTGWVPQISVLAHDAVGAFLTHCGWNSTIEGLLFGHPLIMLPIFGDQGPNARLMEGRQVGVQVRRNENDGSFDRDGVAAAVRAVAVEEESRTIFVANAKKMQEIVADSQVHERCIDGFIQRLRSYKE